The proteins below come from a single Syntrophorhabdales bacterium genomic window:
- a CDS encoding 2-hydroxyacyl-CoA dehydratase family protein has protein sequence MTEQNGSALALAEKYYTQYGLRARELKAAGRKIIGYLTAMGPVEILTAAGVVPFRLKGNVAEAITRGDAYMETIVCPFVRSVFDAAVKGKFDFLDGLILPHQCDSIDRTSDIWNYDLTLPYFHFLNVPHMTDDPSFEFMKEILRIFISSLEKVTGANITSEALAGAIQAHNDNRRLIRELYALRKSNPPLISGTEMMKVLVAIMSLPVDESSALVESVIRDVKQREVAGNGRRQRIMLIGDQIDDVAVTEIIEAAGAWLVMDDISIGAKMHWADADASAEPVHAIAERILRKLKLPTLAESGTTYNESVDSRFGHLRRHIDEFNVDGVIHIVYKYCDPYGFEVPALKNFIESNGTPVLYLEDEYSTSALGRVKTRIEAFLEMIA, from the coding sequence ATGACCGAACAGAACGGAAGCGCCTTGGCCCTGGCTGAGAAATATTACACTCAATACGGATTGAGGGCAAGAGAGTTGAAAGCCGCAGGCAGGAAGATCATAGGCTACCTGACAGCCATGGGTCCTGTGGAAATCCTGACGGCAGCAGGCGTGGTGCCCTTTCGCCTCAAAGGGAATGTAGCAGAGGCAATAACCAGGGGCGACGCCTACATGGAAACGATTGTCTGCCCCTTCGTGAGAAGTGTCTTCGATGCAGCGGTCAAAGGAAAATTCGATTTCCTTGACGGGCTCATACTGCCGCATCAGTGCGACTCTATCGACAGGACGAGCGACATCTGGAACTACGACCTCACGTTGCCTTATTTTCATTTCTTGAACGTCCCCCACATGACGGATGACCCTTCATTCGAATTCATGAAGGAAATACTTCGGATCTTCATTTCCAGTCTCGAGAAAGTAACGGGTGCGAACATCACCAGCGAGGCGCTGGCCGGGGCAATACAGGCACACAATGACAACAGGCGTCTGATACGAGAACTCTATGCACTCAGGAAATCGAATCCTCCCCTCATCTCCGGCACGGAAATGATGAAGGTCCTTGTTGCCATAATGAGCCTTCCCGTCGACGAATCAAGCGCCTTGGTGGAAAGCGTCATTCGTGACGTCAAGCAGAGAGAAGTGGCCGGTAACGGGAGGAGACAGAGGATTATGTTGATCGGCGATCAGATAGATGATGTGGCAGTGACAGAGATAATCGAGGCCGCAGGGGCCTGGCTCGTCATGGACGATATATCAATAGGCGCAAAGATGCACTGGGCGGATGCCGACGCCAGCGCGGAACCGGTACACGCGATTGCCGAGCGCATACTCAGAAAGCTGAAATTGCCGACGCTCGCAGAATCGGGAACAACGTACAACGAAAGCGTAGATTCGCGGTTCGGTCACCTGCGACGCCACATCGATGAATTCAACGTAGACGGGGTCATTCACATAGTCTACAAGTACTGCGATCCTTATGGCTTCGAAGTTCCAGCACTAAAGAACTTTATTGAATCGAACGGGACTCCGGTCCTGTACCTCGAGGATGAGTACTCCACCTCTGCGCTCGGAAGGGTAAAGACCAGGATAGAGGCATTTCTCGAAATGATTGCCTGA
- a CDS encoding 2-hydroxyacyl-CoA dehydratase family protein, which produces MAEQRKARQLATEAAVKVPKIARANLVATVKAKEEGKKVAYAFIDSGQEEIMRAMDIVPAWVESFSGICSAKRDAEKYLQKAEADNLSRSLCTYATCNLGFDMWRQELEGEMPPGAPWGGLGKPDMIIGSGQQLCDPRFKWPQATQFYLRDVPMFLAGLYYPPWDPTLDEKEFKEQEKIYVNYTAAEYREQVRFCEKYTGKKMDWDRFEQIVDLTDRTWDLFVDTYELRKAVPTPMDTGDAMNTMVPFAFNLATQEAYDFYLALNAELKQKIAEGKGVAEHETYRLVWGAGLPSWFALSDFQYFNDKGAVFPVEITYRNAEKIERLELPKTSDPIEHCAWRRVKFWTHWYEKARKRPGSLPKVERIIEYLEGYGCVGVVFHSAFSCRSWHAGIVQQAQVLRKMYGDIPVLIMEGDIVDISAYNEVDTHNRIDAFIETLEARRIQKRP; this is translated from the coding sequence ATGGCAGAACAACGGAAAGCGAGACAACTGGCAACAGAAGCCGCAGTGAAAGTGCCGAAAATTGCGCGGGCCAATCTGGTCGCTACGGTAAAGGCGAAAGAAGAAGGAAAGAAGGTCGCCTATGCCTTTATTGATTCGGGACAGGAAGAGATTATGAGAGCGATGGACATTGTCCCCGCCTGGGTTGAAAGTTTCTCGGGTATCTGCTCGGCAAAGCGTGACGCTGAGAAGTACCTTCAAAAGGCGGAGGCAGACAATTTATCCCGGTCGCTGTGCACGTATGCAACGTGCAACCTGGGCTTCGACATGTGGCGGCAGGAACTGGAAGGCGAAATGCCTCCGGGGGCTCCCTGGGGTGGGCTTGGAAAACCGGACATGATTATCGGTAGTGGACAGCAGTTATGCGATCCCCGGTTCAAGTGGCCTCAAGCGACTCAGTTCTATCTCCGGGATGTACCGATGTTCCTCGCTGGTCTCTATTACCCACCCTGGGACCCGACTCTTGACGAAAAGGAATTCAAGGAACAGGAGAAGATCTACGTCAACTACACTGCGGCCGAATACAGGGAGCAGGTCAGGTTTTGCGAAAAATATACGGGCAAAAAGATGGACTGGGATCGCTTCGAGCAAATCGTCGATCTGACCGATCGCACCTGGGACTTGTTTGTAGACACGTATGAACTCCGCAAGGCGGTGCCCACGCCGATGGATACCGGAGACGCCATGAACACGATGGTGCCCTTCGCCTTCAATCTCGCCACCCAGGAGGCGTATGATTTCTACCTGGCGCTCAATGCAGAATTGAAACAGAAAATTGCAGAGGGAAAGGGCGTAGCGGAGCATGAAACATACAGACTTGTCTGGGGGGCAGGTCTTCCTTCCTGGTTCGCCTTGTCTGATTTTCAGTATTTCAATGACAAGGGAGCTGTATTCCCTGTGGAGATCACCTACCGCAACGCGGAGAAGATCGAACGGCTCGAACTGCCGAAGACAAGCGACCCGATCGAGCACTGCGCATGGAGGCGGGTTAAGTTCTGGACCCATTGGTATGAGAAGGCGCGCAAACGGCCAGGTTCTCTTCCCAAGGTTGAACGCATCATCGAGTATCTGGAAGGTTACGGCTGCGTGGGGGTGGTCTTCCATTCTGCCTTTTCCTGTCGGAGCTGGCACGCAGGCATCGTCCAGCAGGCCCAGGTCTTGAGGAAGATGTACGGGGATATCCCTGTGCTTATTATGGAGGGCGATATTGTCGATATCAGTGCGTACAACGAAGTCGACACCCACAACAGGATCGACGCCTTCATTGAAACACTCGAGGCACGCAGGATTCAGAAGAGGCCATAG
- a CDS encoding cytidylate kinase family protein: MYFITLSRKMGANGSEIARRVAQELHCNLYDTEAIEHRAREMGFLKDVQDIDEKVPSLFQRIFSSRPQAHLNRLMAVIYELASQGNALFLGRGSHLLLREFPCAMHVRVTASLGKRIGNMEERGLRREEAIRVLQRIDHERAAFIKFAFGADWDNPELYDVVLNMDHLSIPLAADIVINMATSDAMKSRSMDAMQSLGMMSLARRAEAALVEAGFAPPYVSVFVVEPSKIRLTGTVGVPHEKTDAGRAVAGVQGITFVDNQIQIATAFTKED, translated from the coding sequence ATGTATTTCATTACGCTTTCCAGGAAGATGGGCGCGAACGGATCGGAAATAGCCCGCCGGGTCGCACAAGAGCTGCACTGCAATCTCTACGATACAGAGGCCATCGAGCATAGAGCGCGGGAAATGGGCTTCCTCAAGGATGTGCAGGACATAGACGAGAAGGTGCCCTCTCTTTTTCAGAGAATATTTTCGTCACGCCCCCAGGCACATCTGAATCGCCTGATGGCAGTCATTTATGAGCTCGCGAGCCAGGGGAATGCCCTGTTCCTGGGCAGAGGAAGTCACCTCCTCTTGAGAGAGTTTCCGTGCGCCATGCATGTCAGGGTCACTGCCTCACTGGGAAAACGCATCGGAAACATGGAGGAACGGGGCTTACGGAGGGAGGAGGCTATCAGGGTACTCCAGAGAATCGACCACGAGCGAGCCGCTTTCATCAAGTTCGCCTTCGGTGCGGATTGGGATAACCCCGAGCTCTATGATGTCGTGCTCAACATGGATCACCTGTCGATTCCTTTGGCAGCAGACATCGTGATCAATATGGCCACCAGCGACGCAATGAAATCCCGTTCCATGGACGCGATGCAATCGCTTGGTATGATGAGCCTTGCGAGGAGAGCCGAGGCTGCGCTCGTGGAGGCAGGATTCGCACCACCTTATGTCTCCGTTTTTGTTGTTGAACCATCTAAGATCAGGTTAACGGGAACTGTGGGTGTACCCCATGAGAAAACGGATGCCGGGCGGGCTGTGGCCGGCGTGCAAGGCATCACATTCGTCGATAATCAGATTCAGATAGCGACTGCATTTACCAAGGAAGACTAG
- a CDS encoding TetR/AcrR family transcriptional regulator: MKRKNSAKPSPKSDKKINAIATAAGKLFSTKGYVETSMEDIAATAKLSKGGMYHYFSCKEDILYFILSNFMDLMLEGFEQELRDLQNPADKVGHVISRHVEAYAAHMYSAKALLNEAYNLSTSKLSKIKSKEKRYFSIIAGVLSLYCGHTLPKEKLTVVTFNLLGMCNWIYSWYNPEGSIRPDQLSEIIFENFTKGLSAFRRHHEHAD; this comes from the coding sequence ATGAAGCGGAAAAATTCAGCTAAACCGTCACCAAAATCGGACAAAAAAATCAACGCCATCGCTACTGCTGCCGGGAAGCTTTTCAGCACAAAGGGCTACGTAGAGACGAGCATGGAAGACATTGCAGCAACCGCGAAATTAAGCAAAGGCGGGATGTATCACTACTTCAGCTGCAAGGAGGACATACTCTATTTCATCTTGTCCAATTTCATGGATTTGATGCTGGAAGGTTTTGAGCAGGAGCTCCGGGACTTGCAGAACCCGGCAGATAAGGTCGGACATGTTATCTCGCGCCACGTGGAGGCCTACGCTGCTCACATGTATTCAGCAAAAGCTCTCCTCAATGAGGCCTATAACCTTTCGACATCGAAGCTATCGAAGATCAAGTCCAAAGAAAAGAGGTACTTTTCAATTATAGCAGGAGTCCTTTCCTTATATTGCGGGCATACGTTACCCAAAGAGAAGCTGACGGTTGTTACGTTCAATCTGCTCGGAATGTGTAACTGGATTTATTCCTGGTATAATCCGGAAGGTTCGATACGTCCCGATCAGCTATCGGAGATCATTTTCGAGAACTTTACCAAGGGTTTGTCGGCTTTCAGGCGTCACCATGAGCATGCTGACTGA